One genomic region from Oncorhynchus keta strain PuntledgeMale-10-30-2019 chromosome 33, Oket_V2, whole genome shotgun sequence encodes:
- the LOC127914569 gene encoding uncharacterized transmembrane protein DDB_G0289901-like, with product MYGTYNKVGGVWTSQYNKVDGVWTSQYNKVGGVWTSQYNKVGGVWTSQYNKVGGVWTSQYNKVGGGWTSQYNKVGGGWTSQYNKVGGGWTSQYNKVGGVWTSQYNKVGGVWTSQYNKVGGVWTSQYNKVGGVWTSQYNKVGGGWTSQYNKVGGVWTSQYNKVGGVWTSQYNKVGGVRTSQYNKVGGVWTSQYNKVGGFWTSQYNKVGGGWTSQYNKVGGVWTSQYNKVGGVWTSQYNKVGGVWTSQYNKVGGVWTSQYNKVGGVWTSQYNKVGGVWTSQYNKVGGVWTSQYNKVGGVWTSQYNKVGGGWTE from the exons ATGTACGGGACT tataataaggtaggtggggtttggactagccagtataataaggtagatggggtttggactagccagtataataaggtaggtggggtttggactagccagtataataaggtaggtggggtttggactagccagtataataaggtag gtggggtttggactagccagtataataaggtaggtgggggttggactagccagtataataaggtag gtgggggttggactagccagtataataaggtaggtgggggttggactagccagtataataaggtaggtggggtttggactagccagtataataaggtaggtggggtttggactagccagtataataaggtaggtggggtttgGACTAGCCAGTATAATAAGGTTGGTGGGGTTTGGACtagccagtataataaggtaggtgggggttggactagccagtataataaggtaggtggggtttggactagccagtataataaggtaggtggggtttggactagccagtataataaggtaggtggggttaggactagccagtataataaggtaggtggggtttggactagccagtataataaggtaggtgggttttggactagccagtataataaggtaggtgggggttggactagccagtataataaggtaggtggggtttgGACTAGCCAGTATAATAAGGTCGGTGGGGTTTGGACTAGCCAGTATAATAAGGTCGGTGGGGTTTGGACtagccagtataataaggtaggtggggtttggactagccagtataataaggtaggtggggtttggactagccagtataataaggtaggtggggtttggactagccagtataataaggtaggtggggtttggactagccagtataataaggtaggtggggtttggactagccagtataataaggtaggtgggGGTTGGACTGAATGA